In a genomic window of Trichoderma atroviride chromosome 4, complete sequence:
- a CDS encoding uncharacterized protein (EggNog:ENOG41), giving the protein MASLNLQFRTATPEDANQIQELVQAAFRTEDSRPDWTGNTELASTFRIDIEEVASKIANPENTILMALDNDNSLVASIEVAKRDGNCGRLSMIAVSDRYQRSGVGRLVLAYAEAYCRRVWGAEKFSLNALSIRKTLIEWYMRQGYQKTGETSPFPRERFISVALPEDMCFIEMEKDFKGPLETVQQA; this is encoded by the coding sequence ATGGCTTCTCTCAACCTTCAATTCCGTACCGCAACTCCAGAAGATGCCAACCAGATTCAAGAGCTGGTCCAGGCTGCGTTTCGCACCGAGGACAGCAGACCCGACTGGACTGGCAATACGGAGCTCGCATCCACTTTCCGGATTGATATCGAGGAAGTGGCCTCCAAGATTGCCAACCCGGAAAACACCATCCTGATGGCTCTCGACAACGACAACAGCCTGGTGGCATCCATCGAGGTCGCCAAGCGCGATGGCAACTGTGGCCGCCTCTCCATGATTGCAGTCAGCGACCGCTATCAGCGCAGTGGCGTTGGGCGCCTTGTCCTTGCTTACGCTGAAGCTTACTGTCGCCGGGTTTGGGGGGCTGAGAAGTTCTCGCTCAACGCACTTTCGATACGCAAGACTCTTATTGAGTGGTACATGCGCCAGGGCTACCAAAAGACGGGCGAGACATCGCCATTTCCTCGCGAACGATTCATCAGCGTGGCTTTGCCGGAAGACATGTGTTTCATTGAAATGGAGAAGGATTTCAAGGGACCTCTTGAGACGGTCCAGCAAGCGTAA
- a CDS encoding uncharacterized protein (EggNog:ENOG41~TransMembrane:12 (i67-90o102-121i133-151o157-180i192-212o218-239i293-319o331-353i374-395o401-425i437-457o469-488i)), with translation MAAPMDKAEVSASEDHSQNGGSAKHEREHEEDAPPLKLDPRGLPLSPQPTDDPKDPLNWNRWLKLMVLAEVSLFSFLALFSASLITPAFVPLSIFLHKDLVTTAYVTSTFILLAGVSTIVWNPIANVYGRRPVYICTVAAAVAFCGASGAAKNYGTLIALRCLNGFFGGVPLGLGSATVCDMFFAHERGLYMGVYTISFLTGGHIAPLIGGYIEKNLSWHWCFYVPAILTGGILVIFIFTVPETLYSRTPEAVARPSQSWKSNMLMKRRAHPTRRVKLVDFFRPFQMIMYPSVLLPTWCYSISFAYGSILFIITSANLFGRIYHFQPQQTGLLLGIPITVGSLIGELFAGGISDWISEKRAIRRGGERSPEDRLLGIIPAAVLTPLGIIIEGVCLENKTHWIGVAFGIAIASFGLQVVTTGVYTYTAECYKPQSPELGSLINFGRQVYSFTIGFYSIPFSEKVGIQDAWITLAFVAFAFYLPLIPLYFKGAEWRKRLGNPTFHKDL, from the exons ATGGCTGCGCCAATGGATAAGGCGGAAGTCTCCGCCAGTGAAGATCATTCACAgaacggcggcagcgccaaaCATGAGAGGGAACACGAGGAAGATGCTCCTCCGCTCAAGCTAGACCCTCGTGGCCTTCCATTGTCGCCTCAGCCCACCGACGACCCCAAAGACCCGCTCAACTGGAATCGCTGGTTGAAGCTAATGGTCCTGGCTGAggtctctctcttctcctttctggCCTTGTTTAGTGCCTCGTTGATC ACGCCAGCTTTTGTTCCTTTGTCAATTTTCCTCCACAAGGATCTCGTCACAACTGCCTACGTGACCAGCACTTTTATTCTCCTGGCCGGTGTCTCAACCATCGTATGGAACCCGATCGCAAACGTCTATGGCCGCCGGCCGGTCTACATCTGCAccgtggctgctgccgtGGCCTTTTGCGGTGCTTCCGGCGCGGCTAAGAACTACGGCACCCTCATCGCCTTGCGCTGTctcaatggcttctttggcggcgtgCCCCTAGGCTTGGGCAGCGCTACCGTCTGTGACATGTTCTTTGCCCACGAACGAGGGCTGTACATGGGCGTCTATaccatcagcttcttgaccGGTGGCCACATCGCGCCTCTAATCGGTGGCTACATCGAAAAGAACTTGAGCTGGCACTGGTGCTTCTATGTTCCGGCCATACTGACGGGAGgaatcctcgtcatcttcatctttacTGTCCCGGAAACGCTCTACTCTCGCACGCCAGAGGCTGTAGCACGCCCCTCACAGTCTTGGAAGTCGAACATGCTTATGAAGCGAAGGGCACATCCTACACGACGAGTCAAGCTTGTGGATTTCTTCCGGCCGTTTCAGATGATCATGTACCCGAGTGTGTTGCTGCCAACGTGGTGCTACTCGATTTCTTTCGCCTATGGAagcatcctcttcatcataaCTAGCGCGAACCTCTTTGGTAGAATCTACCACTTTCAGCCCCAGCAAACAGGGCTTCTGCTGGGTATTCCCATCACAGTTGGTAGTCTTATTGGCGAGCTGTTTGCTGGAGGCATCTCCGACTGGATCAGTGAGAAGAGAGCCATACGTCGCGGAGGCGAGCGCAGCCCTGAGGATCGTCTTCTAGGCATCATTCCCGCTGCGGTGCTAACGCCtctcggcatcatcatcgaagGAGTCTGCCTGGAAAACAAGACTCATTGGATTGGAGTGGCGTTTGgaattgccattgccagcttCGGATTGCAGGTTGTTACCACGGGCGTTTATACGTATACGGCAGAG TGCTACAAGCCTCAATCTCCCGAGCTTGGCTCGTTGATTAACTTTGGAAGACAGGTGTACAGTTTCACCATTGGCTTTTACTCGATCCCTTTCTCAGAGAAGGTAGGGATTCAGGATGCCTGGATCACCCTGGCGTTTGTCGCTTTTGCCTTTTACCTGCCTCTCATTCCGCTCTATTTCAAGGGTGCGGAATGGCGGAAACGTCTTGGTAATCCTACCTTTCACAAGGATTTATAA
- a CDS encoding uncharacterized protein (EggNog:ENOG41~TransMembrane:1 (o547-565i)), which produces MASTSPMPSTAQAGDGPERKDGPRKRRRATVACRSCRQRKTKCDHIVPAQASDEMLRGMTKSAQAYIRSLERRVRNFEDTHRDKQQRPQPSHALPVVQHNSPVPSIIQYEASRLPPMQHPNQSMGWPAGRSYHQQQHHHVLPTTPDIFLSGKAGESFTRLILNAMNHPSAKLDARSFTSPRDYSVESRSPSDLFSLPPNAQELLKTYFDFHHELTPIFHVPTTMAQFEQVLSNRHAARTTDHIYTLAILNMICALTAAHSRRGQEGSDVISRKYYDTAMQLMQPSLMSEWRIEKVQALLLGARFLQSSSYSDECWTVLGLAIRIAYDLELHRPPDPEKFDCIGQEVRKRVWYACFGLDQLLSMIYGRPAATSTATFSTPLPEDLDDDCIRPNQLLFPSVQATTSMSFFLQVSKLYRLLEATMMLGGQPTLSDLVRLDEEFETWQAEMPDNLRIREGVPPDKESTLILALRANMVCILIHRQSLVSGLSALSSASSASAPATNEPEGGRLRASVLQRSRQVCVSTAEETIRLVAERHDRTKKAMGPSWFNLYYLFTSILIIVSHVVDPEFRDDRSALMHLDQAVTMIRQMSGNHLCAQRAYAFLQQLLGFLNRTIPDERRRTVERYNTPPTVMPGSDRWAGEATAYSNSTTLPEDGATEDGGVDLWSLWDTTQDLTMDLGSQLELHSNLGSATWSWGVENPGAAESLMRSPPVLNGVVPG; this is translated from the exons ATGGCGAGCACGTCCCCTATGCCGTCGACTGCCCAGGCCGGCGATGGCCCTGAGCGCAAAGACGGCCCCAGAAAGCGGCGGCGGGCGACGGTGGCCTGCCGCAGCTGTCGCCAGCGCAAGACCAAATGCGACCACATTGTGCCGGCACAGGCGTCGGACGAGATGCTTCGGGGCATGACTAAGTCGGCGCAGGC ATATATCCGATCCTTGGAACGCCGTGTACGCAACTTCGAGGACACTCATCgagacaagcagcagcgaccGCAGCCGTCACATGCTCTGCCCGTGGTCCAGCACAACTCTCCTGTTCCGTCGATTATCCAGTACGAGGCCTCGAGGCTGCCGCCAATGCAGCATCCCAACCAGTCAATGGGTTGGCCAGCGGGCCGCAGCTaccaccaacaacagcatcacCATGTCCTCCCAACAACCCCAGACATATTCCTCAGCGGCAAGGCTGGCGAGTCTTTTACGCGGCTGATACTCAACGCCATGAATCACCCATCTGCCAAGCTGGATGCTCGGTCCTTTACATCCCCTCGAGACTATTCTGTCGAGTCGAGGAGCCCATCTGATCTATTCTCACTGCCTCCCAACGCCCAAGAATTGCTCAAAACATACTTCGACTTCCACCATGAACTCACTCCAATATTCCATGTTCCTACCACCATGGCTCAGTTTGAGCAAGTGTTGAGCAATCGCCACGCGGCTCGAACGACGGATCATATCTACACACTGGCCATCCTCAACATGATATGCGCGCTGACTGCGGCGCACAGTCGACGGGGCCAAGAGGGCTCCGACGTTATATCTCGAAAGTACTACGACACTGCCATGCAGCTTATGCAGCCAAGTCTCATGTCAGAATGGAGGATCGAAAAGGTCCAAGCCTTGCTTCTCGGCGCTCGCTTCCTGCAAAGCTCCAGCTACAGCGACGAGTGCTGGACGGTGCTGGGGCTTGCCATCCGCATAGCCTACGATCTGGAGTTACACCGGCCGCCTGATCCTGAGAAATTCGATTGTATAGGCCAGGAAGTCCGCAAGCGGGTGTGGTATGCATGCTTTGGCCTGGATCAGCTTCTCAGCATGATTTACGGCCGCCCTGCTGCTACCTCGACGGCCACATTCTCAACTCCTCTGCCAGAAGATCTAGATGATGACTGCATTCGGCCGAATCAATTATTGTTCCCCTCAGTCCAGGCTACAACTAGCATGTCATTTTTTCTACAGGTATCAAAATTATACCGTCTTTTAGAGGCCACAATGATGCTGGGCGGCCAACCAACGTTATCAGACTTGGTTAGACTTGACGAGGAGTTTGAAACTTGGCAGGCCGAAATGCCTGATAATCTTCGCATCCGCGAAGGCGTACCACCAGACAAAGAATCAACACTTATCCTGGCGCTTCGGGCCAACATGGTTTGCATATTGATCCACAGACAGTCGCTCGTATCGGGCCTCAGCGCACTttcatcagcatcttctgcttcgGCTCCAGCTACCAATGAACCGGAGGGAGGTCGACTACGGGCAAGCGTACTGCAACGTAGCCGACAAGTTTGTGTCAGCACAGCAGAGGAAACCATTCGTCTGGTAGCTGAGCGCCATGACCGGACTAAAAAAGCAATGGGGCCCAGCTGGTTCAATCTATACTATT TGTTTACTTCgatcctcatcatcgtctcccATGTTGTTGATCCAGAGTTTCGAGACGACCGAAGCGCACTGATGCACCTAGACCAGGCGGTGACTATGATCCGCCAAATGTCTGGCAACCATCTCTGTGCGCAACGGGCATATGCATTTTtacagcagctgcttggtTTCCTGAATAGGACGATACCCGATGAACGTAGGAGGACGGTTGAGCGGTACAACACCCCTCCGACTGTCATGCCGGGGAGTGACAGATGGGCCGGAGAGGCTACGGCATATAGCAACAGCACGACACTACCAGAGGACGGGGCCACGGAAGACGGAGGCGTCGATTTGTGGTCACTGTGGGACACTACTCAGGATCTCACCATGGATCTAGGCTCTCAGTTAGAGCTCCATTCGAATCTAGGCTCGGCCACTTGGTCGTGGGGTGTGGAGAACCCCGGAGCTGCTGAGTCGCTGATGCGATCTCCACCAGTTCTCAACGGAGTAGTGCCTGGATAA
- a CDS encoding uncharacterized protein (EggNog:ENOG41~TransMembrane:1 (o431-449i)), with product MQHPNQSMGWPAGRSYHQQQHHHVLPTTPDIFLSGKAGESFTRLILNAMNHPSAKLDARSFTSPRDYSVESRSPSDLFSLPPNAQELLKTYFDFHHELTPIFHVPTTMAQFEQVLSNRHAARTTDHIYTLAILNMICALTAAHSRRGQEGSDVISRKYYDTAMQLMQPSLMSEWRIEKVQALLLGARFLQSSSYSDECWTVLGLAIRIAYDLELHRPPDPEKFDCIGQEVRKRVWYACFGLDQLLSMIYGRPAATSTATFSTPLPEDLDDDCIRPNQLLFPSVQATTSMSFFLQVSKLYRLLEATMMLGGQPTLSDLVRLDEEFETWQAEMPDNLRIREGVPPDKESTLILALRANMVCILIHRQSLVSGLSALSSASSASAPATNEPEGGRLRASVLQRSRQVCVSTAEETIRLVAERHDRTKKAMGPSWFNLYYLFTSILIIVSHVVDPEFRDDRSALMHLDQAVTMIRQMSGNHLCAQRAYAFLQQLLGFLNRTIPDERRRTVERYNTPPTVMPGSDRWAGEATAYSNSTTLPEDGATEDGGVDLWSLWDTTQDLTMDLGSQLELHSNLGSATWSWGVENPGAAESLMRSPPVLNGVVPG from the exons ATGCAGCATCCCAACCAGTCAATGGGTTGGCCAGCGGGCCGCAGCTaccaccaacaacagcatcacCATGTCCTCCCAACAACCCCAGACATATTCCTCAGCGGCAAGGCTGGCGAGTCTTTTACGCGGCTGATACTCAACGCCATGAATCACCCATCTGCCAAGCTGGATGCTCGGTCCTTTACATCCCCTCGAGACTATTCTGTCGAGTCGAGGAGCCCATCTGATCTATTCTCACTGCCTCCCAACGCCCAAGAATTGCTCAAAACATACTTCGACTTCCACCATGAACTCACTCCAATATTCCATGTTCCTACCACCATGGCTCAGTTTGAGCAAGTGTTGAGCAATCGCCACGCGGCTCGAACGACGGATCATATCTACACACTGGCCATCCTCAACATGATATGCGCGCTGACTGCGGCGCACAGTCGACGGGGCCAAGAGGGCTCCGACGTTATATCTCGAAAGTACTACGACACTGCCATGCAGCTTATGCAGCCAAGTCTCATGTCAGAATGGAGGATCGAAAAGGTCCAAGCCTTGCTTCTCGGCGCTCGCTTCCTGCAAAGCTCCAGCTACAGCGACGAGTGCTGGACGGTGCTGGGGCTTGCCATCCGCATAGCCTACGATCTGGAGTTACACCGGCCGCCTGATCCTGAGAAATTCGATTGTATAGGCCAGGAAGTCCGCAAGCGGGTGTGGTATGCATGCTTTGGCCTGGATCAGCTTCTCAGCATGATTTACGGCCGCCCTGCTGCTACCTCGACGGCCACATTCTCAACTCCTCTGCCAGAAGATCTAGATGATGACTGCATTCGGCCGAATCAATTATTGTTCCCCTCAGTCCAGGCTACAACTAGCATGTCATTTTTTCTACAGGTATCAAAATTATACCGTCTTTTAGAGGCCACAATGATGCTGGGCGGCCAACCAACGTTATCAGACTTGGTTAGACTTGACGAGGAGTTTGAAACTTGGCAGGCCGAAATGCCTGATAATCTTCGCATCCGCGAAGGCGTACCACCAGACAAAGAATCAACACTTATCCTGGCGCTTCGGGCCAACATGGTTTGCATATTGATCCACAGACAGTCGCTCGTATCGGGCCTCAGCGCACTttcatcagcatcttctgcttcgGCTCCAGCTACCAATGAACCGGAGGGAGGTCGACTACGGGCAAGCGTACTGCAACGTAGCCGACAAGTTTGTGTCAGCACAGCAGAGGAAACCATTCGTCTGGTAGCTGAGCGCCATGACCGGACTAAAAAAGCAATGGGGCCCAGCTGGTTCAATCTATACTATT TGTTTACTTCgatcctcatcatcgtctcccATGTTGTTGATCCAGAGTTTCGAGACGACCGAAGCGCACTGATGCACCTAGACCAGGCGGTGACTATGATCCGCCAAATGTCTGGCAACCATCTCTGTGCGCAACGGGCATATGCATTTTtacagcagctgcttggtTTCCTGAATAGGACGATACCCGATGAACGTAGGAGGACGGTTGAGCGGTACAACACCCCTCCGACTGTCATGCCGGGGAGTGACAGATGGGCCGGAGAGGCTACGGCATATAGCAACAGCACGACACTACCAGAGGACGGGGCCACGGAAGACGGAGGCGTCGATTTGTGGTCACTGTGGGACACTACTCAGGATCTCACCATGGATCTAGGCTCTCAGTTAGAGCTCCATTCGAATCTAGGCTCGGCCACTTGGTCGTGGGGTGTGGAGAACCCCGGAGCTGCTGAGTCGCTGATGCGATCTCCACCAGTTCTCAACGGAGTAGTGCCTGGATAA
- a CDS encoding uncharacterized protein (TransMembrane:1 (o6-26i)), producing the protein MPSQKLPFHIAVVGGGIGGLCAALSIHHHCPKDGSVIIDVYEQAPVYKEIGAGLGIGVNAAKLLHQIGIGKDLNDISGHRNGIWISFRRYDNGNEIVTVPVDDQKEIRQSPVHRAEFLELLFSHVKERNAATLHTNKQCIELKDQGSFVELHFADGTTATADLVVGCDGIHSKIRSQFRTDNPKYSGRMCYRGLVPIKDLEAWWPFKSYSISWLGPDKHFLAFPISKNKTLNIVAFVYSDDERALESWTATGHRSEVQKEFEGFDPTVRKTISFMNEFPSKWILNDRELLDQWVFGNGKIALMGDAAHAMLPHQGAGAGQAIEDGYILGLAIADYLAASSRGSNQTLEQWMQVYQDVRLPRAQKAQATARQAGQVYEMQTPEMKGKTYDDCLPLVRDSLKDRMGWIWTGDIEAEYTAKKQHLVDS; encoded by the exons ATGCCTAGTCAGAAGCTCCCGTTCCATATCGCTGTTGTTGGCGGTGGCATTGGTGGTCTCTGTGCAGCCCTTTCAATCCATCACCACTGTCCCAAGGATGGCAGTGTCATCATCGATGTGTATGAGCAAGCGCCAGTGTATAAAGAGATTGGAGCTGGGTTGGGGATTGGAGTCAATGCTGCCAAGCTGCTCCATCAGATTGGTATAGGAAAAGACTTGAATGACATCTCCGGCCATCGTAACGGCATTTGGATCTCGTTCCGTCGATatgacaatggcaacgaGATTGTGACTGTGCCTGTGGATGACCAAAAGGAGATACGACAAAGCCCCGTTCACCGAGCCGAGTTCTTGGAATTACTGTTTAGCCATGTCAAGGAGCGAAACGCAGCTACTCTTCACACCAATAAGCAGTGCATCGAATTAAAG GACCAAGGTAGCTTTGTTGAGCTTCATTTCGCTGATGGAACAACGGCGACAGCAGATTTAGTGGTTGGATGTGATGGAATTCACTCCAAGATTCGATCTCAGTTTCGCACTGACAATCCTAAATACAGCGGCCGTATGTGCTACAGAGGATTAGTACCTATCAAGGATCTCGAGGCTTGGTGGCCGTTCAAGTCTTATTCGATAAGCTGGCTTGGTCCAGACAAGCACTTTCTAGCGTTTCCTATAAGCAAAAACAAGACGCTGAATATTGTTGCGTTTGTATATTCTGATGACGAACGCGCTCTGGAGAGCTGGACAGCCACGGGCCACAGGAGCGAGGTACAGAAGGAATTTGAGGGATTCGATCCTACGGTCCGCAAAACCATATCTTTTATGAACGAATTTCCATCCAAGTGGATTCTGAATGACCGCGAACTCTTGGATCAATGGGTTTTTGGAAACGGCAAAATAGCACTGATGGGAGATGCAGCGCACGCG ATGCTGCCACATCAGG GAGCCGGTGCCGGTCAGGCCATCGAAGATGGATATATCCTGGGCCTTGCCATAGCTGACTATCTTGCCGCATCTTCAAGAGGAAGCAACCAGACCCTTGAACAATGGATGCAGGTGTACCAAGATGTTCGCCTCCCTCGTGCCCAGAAAGCGCAGGCTACAGCTCGCCAAGCTGGACAGGTGTATGAAATGCAGACACCTGAAATGAAGGGCAAGACTTATGACGACTGCCTGCCTCTTGTGCGGGATAGTTTGAAAGACCGCATGGGTTGGATCTGGACGGGGGATATTGAGGCGGAGTATacagcaaagaagcagcatctggTGGACTCATGA
- a CDS encoding uncharacterized protein (MEROPS:MER0029657~SECRETED:SignalP(1-22)) has product MMHSVLLPFSLCCLAMSSSAKAIIPATGCGNPPPSEGEIARAQAMYAKERTTTLDVRSTDLVTIPTWFHVVYVNETEEGGYIPRNQLDAQITVLNDAWEPHGFSFNLVNATYTQNATWSNSNLDGWPDMKRALRQGGYGTLNLYTTLLTEGSGLLGIGTPPGDYYDGSDDFLQDGVVIQANTLPGGIGPHFETDPERYTTGRLACHEVGHWFGLFHTYIEHGTYPYTCQNGDNDFVDDTPVHLLVLTSNGPDLDCPAGRDTCPDLPGVDPTDNYMSNQWQSCWTEFTAGQGLRSRSLWTAQRAGRG; this is encoded by the exons atgatGCACTCCGTACTGTTGCCATTTTCCTTATGTTGTCTAGCGATGAGTTCATCAGCAAAGGCAATTATACCTGCTACTGGCTGCGGCAACCCACCACCATCCGAGGGTGAAATTGCTAGAGCCCAGGCAATGTACGCAAAGGAGAGAACAACGACGTTAGATGTACGAAGCACAGATCTCGTCACCATACCGACTTGGTTTCATGTGGTTTACGTCAATGAGACTGAAGAAGGGGGCTATATACCT AGAAACCAACTCGACGCCCAGATTACGGTGCTCAACGATGCTTGGGAACCACATGGGTTCTCCTTCAACTTGGTCAACGCGACCTATACGCAGAATGCGACTTGGTCGAACTCGAACCTTGATGGCTGGCCTGACATGAAGAGAGCTTTGCGCCAAGGTGGCTACGGCACTTTGAATCTCTATACCACTCTACTTACAGAAGGATCCGGACTTTTAGGT ATCGGCACACCGCCTGGCGACTACTACGACGGCTCCGATGATTTCTTGCAGGACGGCGTGGTTATACAAGCCAATACTCTTCCAGGCGGTATTGGTCCACATTTTGAGACAGATCCAGAAAGGTACACCACGGGCCGTCTTGCTTGTCATGAAGTAGGCCACTGGTTTGGTTTATTCCATAC TTATATTGAGCATGGTACTTATCCCTACACTTGCCAGAATGGAGACAATGACTTT GTCGATGACACACCTGTGCATCTGCTTGTATTGACCAGTAATGGACCAGATCTAGACTGCCCAGCAGGCAGAGATACCTGTCCTGATCTTCCAGGTGTAGACCCTACAGATAATTATATGAGCAATCAGTGGCAGTCATGCTGGACTGAATTCACGGCGGGTCAAGGGCTGCGGTCTAGAAGTTTATGGACGGCACAGCGCGCTGGGCGAGGCTAA
- a CDS encoding uncharacterized protein (EggNog:ENOG41), producing the protein MAQMSDIILTLKKSVIRRYRASDADAIVRGANTHLVSQYMSDAFPSPYTLESAERWIKIASEEGALEFAICTLDSNAVIGSCGFQHLKGVESRTKLLGYWLSPDYWGQGIMTEAIAELSRWVFEQAPTLLRLHASVIEENEGSMKVLKRVGYQYEGTKRMAVYKDGKISNIAMFGFTRDDYTKMAGKENKN; encoded by the coding sequence ATGGCGCAAATGTCGGATATTATCCTTACACTGAAAAAGAGCGTCATTCGAAGGTATCGTGCATCAGATGCCGACGCAATTGTTCGCGGCGCAAATACACATCTCGTCTCTCAATACATGTCAGATGCATTTCCGAGCCCATACACGCTTGAAAGCGCTGAAAGATGGATCAAAATCGCCAGCGAAGAAGGAGCCCTTGAGTTCGCAATTTGCACTCTCGACAGTAACGCTGTTATTGGCAGTTGCGGATTTCAGCATCTGAAGGGCGTGGAATCAAGAACAAAACTTCTTGGATACTGGTTGTCGCCAGATTATTGGGGTCAAGGAATCATGACGGAAGCCATCGCCGAATTAAGTCGTTGGGTATTCGAGCAGGCCCCTACACTACTAAGACTGCACGCCAGCGTTATcgaagaaaatgaaggaaGCATGAAAGTCTTGAAGCGAGTGGGTTATCAGTATGAGGGCACCAAACGTATGGCAGTTTATAAAGATGGGAAGATAAGCAATATTGCCATGTTTGGATTCACCAGAGACGATTACACCAAGATGGCTGGGAAGGAGAACAAAAACTGA